In Bradyrhizobium sp. CCBAU 051011, the following are encoded in one genomic region:
- a CDS encoding S1C family serine protease — protein MKCRAAAVAALLCTIFASANAHARGPYGSISVGNWKGGAYTNDQTGSFSHCAAGASYASGVYFLVMIDHTGGWSLGFMHEEWRLTTGQAFPLTLTFDGQQPFNVHGIPIADKLVRVPMPNNSSLIGQFRRAKAMTAYTQGQLFQFNLDQTGQLLPVLANCVAKIKQSGLASAGDLSVLPVAKPIAAAAAPDAAPAKPDRLLDQTGTGFLVSTNGHLVTNAHVVQGCVGDIQGNLSGEASAKLRLVSSDETNDLALLQVTGSFKDVTKIRDKAIQSGDSVVAIGYPFHGLLTSDFTVTTGIVSSLSGILNDTRFLQISAAVQPGNSGGPLLASSGDVVGVVAAKLNAFRFARATGNIPENINFAIKMGALRDFLDNSVVPYQISDARAELKTADIARNARAFTFLISCKAKAREKEMTKNAG, from the coding sequence ATGAAATGCCGTGCTGCTGCGGTTGCAGCTTTGTTGTGTACGATTTTTGCCAGTGCGAATGCGCATGCGCGCGGACCCTATGGTTCGATCAGCGTCGGCAACTGGAAGGGCGGGGCCTACACCAACGACCAGACCGGATCGTTCTCGCACTGTGCGGCAGGCGCTTCGTACGCCAGCGGCGTCTATTTTCTGGTGATGATCGATCACACCGGCGGCTGGAGCCTCGGCTTCATGCATGAAGAATGGCGGCTCACGACCGGGCAGGCCTTTCCGCTGACCCTGACATTCGACGGCCAGCAACCGTTCAACGTTCATGGCATCCCGATCGCCGACAAGCTGGTTCGCGTGCCGATGCCGAACAATTCCTCGCTGATCGGCCAGTTCCGGCGGGCGAAGGCCATGACCGCCTATACGCAGGGGCAGCTCTTCCAGTTCAACCTCGACCAGACCGGACAGCTCTTGCCGGTGCTGGCGAACTGTGTTGCCAAGATCAAGCAGTCGGGATTGGCCAGTGCCGGCGATCTCTCGGTCCTTCCCGTGGCTAAGCCGATCGCCGCAGCGGCGGCGCCGGATGCTGCGCCGGCCAAGCCCGACAGGCTGCTTGACCAGACCGGCACCGGCTTCCTGGTGAGCACGAACGGGCACCTCGTCACCAACGCCCACGTCGTGCAGGGCTGCGTCGGCGATATCCAGGGCAATCTGTCCGGCGAGGCGTCCGCCAAACTGCGCCTGGTGTCGAGCGATGAGACCAACGACCTGGCGCTGCTGCAGGTGACCGGCTCGTTCAAGGACGTTACCAAAATCCGCGACAAGGCGATCCAGTCCGGCGACAGCGTGGTGGCGATCGGCTATCCCTTTCATGGACTGCTGACGTCCGATTTCACGGTGACGACCGGGATCGTGAGCTCGCTCAGCGGCATCCTGAACGATACGCGCTTTCTGCAGATCAGCGCGGCCGTTCAGCCCGGCAACAGCGGGGGACCGTTGCTGGCCTCGAGCGGCGACGTGGTCGGCGTCGTCGCCGCCAAGCTGAATGCATTCAGGTTCGCGCGGGCAACCGGCAACATTCCCGAGAACATCAACTTCGCCATCAAGATGGGCGCTTTACGGGATTTTCTCGACAACAGCGTGGTGCCATATCAGATCTCCGACGCCAGGGCCGAGCTGAAGACGGCCGACATCGCGCGCAACGCGCGGGCGTTTACATTCTTGATTTCGTGCAAGGCCAAGGCGAGAGAAAAAGAGATGACGAAGAACGCGGGATGA
- a CDS encoding glycosyltransferase family 87 protein, which yields MDLAHGGGNFERAELRPPAVVLIPALAMSFYIWLILVTTIPYPGKIGLDYNTLGTDWMVFYGAIRSVLDGNAPLIFDGDRFTDFINTAFAGWLSAPLEFRPWAYPPSFLLILLPFAPLGFFGSYVAFQIATAAALAVALRASAAKSLPSGALLAAVLICPASAINAINGQAAFLVAALIVGGFSLLKRRPYLGGLVLGLLTFKPQFCVLVPIALVAAGQWRAFLASGLSALAMMIASGLVFGWDLWLRWLPLILENLNSPNPKWIEYGRMWGHSVYTCAVLLGAPQRLASWIQLLATLGAAISVVIAFRSRLGMPEKIAVFLAATVLAAPHSGAYDGTLLVIAAAFWLMARASSLPLWCWTLAFMIWLLPMLSPPLVFPVGRIAPLLPVLLIVLLLRPAGPAESVKAPVPAG from the coding sequence ATGGACTTGGCACACGGCGGAGGCAACTTCGAGAGGGCCGAGCTGCGTCCGCCTGCGGTCGTGCTGATCCCCGCCCTGGCGATGTCGTTTTACATTTGGCTGATTCTCGTCACGACCATTCCCTACCCGGGCAAGATCGGGCTCGACTACAATACCCTTGGCACCGACTGGATGGTGTTCTACGGCGCGATCCGCTCGGTGCTCGACGGCAATGCGCCGCTGATCTTCGATGGCGATCGCTTCACCGACTTCATCAACACCGCGTTTGCCGGCTGGCTCTCCGCGCCGCTGGAATTCCGGCCATGGGCCTATCCGCCGAGCTTTCTCTTGATCCTGCTGCCGTTTGCGCCGTTGGGTTTCTTCGGCTCCTATGTGGCATTTCAGATCGCGACCGCCGCCGCGCTGGCGGTAGCGCTGCGCGCGTCCGCGGCAAAGAGCCTGCCATCAGGCGCCCTGCTTGCAGCCGTGCTGATTTGCCCGGCATCTGCCATCAATGCGATCAACGGTCAGGCCGCCTTTCTGGTCGCAGCCCTGATTGTCGGCGGATTTTCCCTTCTCAAGCGGCGCCCTTACCTGGGCGGATTGGTGTTGGGACTGCTGACGTTCAAACCTCAATTCTGCGTCCTGGTTCCGATCGCACTCGTCGCCGCCGGGCAGTGGCGCGCGTTTTTGGCATCGGGCCTGTCTGCGCTCGCCATGATGATCGCGAGCGGACTGGTTTTCGGATGGGACCTGTGGCTGCGCTGGCTTCCCCTCATCCTCGAAAATCTCAACAGCCCGAACCCGAAATGGATCGAGTACGGCCGCATGTGGGGCCACAGCGTCTATACCTGTGCGGTTCTGCTCGGCGCGCCGCAACGGCTGGCGTCGTGGATTCAGCTGCTCGCTACGTTGGGCGCGGCCATATCCGTCGTCATCGCTTTCCGGTCGAGGTTGGGGATGCCGGAAAAGATCGCGGTTTTTCTCGCCGCCACCGTCCTCGCCGCGCCGCATTCCGGCGCCTATGATGGAACGCTATTGGTGATCGCTGCAGCCTTCTGGTTGATGGCCCGGGCCTCTTCCCTACCGCTGTGGTGCTGGACCCTGGCTTTCATGATCTGGCTGCTGCCGATGCTGAGCCCACCGCTGGTGTTCCCCGTGGGCCGGATCGCCCCGCTTTTGCCCGTGCTGCTGATCGTGCTTCTGCTTCGTCCCGCAGGCCCCGCGGAGAGCGTAAAAGCGCCGGTTCCTGCCGGATAG